The Streptomyces sp. NBC_01571 genome includes the window AGTTGAACGGCCGGGTCCGGAACGGGTGGCCGGTCCGGTGAAGCCGACGACGTCGGGGGCGACGGTGTCCGCGTACCGGACCTTCTGCCTTCCCCGCACCAAGTCAAGCAGAGTGATCATGCGGCTCGCCTGGGTCGGGGCGGACCGGCCGAAGGCGACGAGCTGAGACTCGTACGGGCTCGTAACACGATCATGTTGCCGACACGGACTCGGTGGCGCGGCCCGAGGACCAGCTCCAGCCGTAGGAAGCTGCTTGCGCCGGGCGTTGTCAGAGGCATCAGGCACACTTCGCCGTATGACCTTGGTGACCGCGCACGACTACGCATGGATCCGCACCTCGCCGCTCTTCCGCCACATGATGGAGAGCGGATACACACTGACACTGATACGGGGGCGGACCCCGCGCGAGGTGCTGCGCGCGATGGAGGCGGCGCCGCGCGGCACCGGGGTGGGAACGGCCGGGCTGATCGAGGCGGAAGACGCTCACCGCGCCGAGGTGGACTACGACTACTGGGACGAGTCCTACGTCGCGGGCGCCTTCAGCACTCCGGGCGAGAACGGCGACTGGACACTCGTTCTCGGCTTCGACGGCGGCCTGGGGATCGCGGCGCCGTGCGTGGAGACGCTGTCGAGGGGCGGCCGGGTCGTGGCGCACTCGACCAACGGCGGCAAGCCCATGCACTTCTTCCACTGGTTCGAGGACGGTGACCTCCGTACGACGTTCGAGGGCCCCTCCTCGCGCGGCGGCAGCACCCCCGATGAATTGGTCCCCCTGCTGCGGGAAGTCGGCTTCCCTCTGACCCCTGAGGGAGAGCACGACGAGAG containing:
- a CDS encoding DUF6461 domain-containing protein, giving the protein MTLVTAHDYAWIRTSPLFRHMMESGYTLTLIRGRTPREVLRAMEAAPRGTGVGTAGLIEAEDAHRAEVDYDYWDESYVAGAFSTPGENGDWTLVLGFDGGLGIAAPCVETLSRGGRVVAHSTNGGKPMHFFHWFEDGDLRTTFEGPSSRGGSTPDELVPLLREVGFPLTPEGEHDESAPDVDRKAAVLALAERLTGVRVTESLLQDAAYELGLVPEQPAEKWTGVVIDITDAHGKRLYREWSYEEIATASDRVRAEANAPVVITYNDSPARDRSEHETGE